The Pseudomonas triclosanedens genome has a window encoding:
- the phnN gene encoding phosphonate metabolism protein/1,5-bisphosphokinase (PRPP-forming) PhnN, with protein MTPGRLIYLMGPSGSGKDSLLLAAAEPLLARGCRIARRVITRSAEARGEDAQSVTVEEFERLEQGGAFAMSWRANGLHYGIPLEIDTWLAGGHDVLVNGSRKYLPKARERYPYLVAVLLRVAPDVLRARLVARGRETPAQIEARLARNAHFAAGLPGPLVELDNSVSLDITVRNLLDLLDGPTAEAG; from the coding sequence ATGACTCCAGGCAGACTCATTTACCTGATGGGCCCTTCCGGCTCCGGCAAGGACAGCCTGTTGCTGGCTGCTGCTGAGCCGTTGCTTGCCAGGGGGTGCCGCATTGCGCGGCGGGTCATCACACGCTCGGCGGAGGCGCGGGGCGAGGATGCGCAGTCGGTGACCGTGGAGGAGTTCGAGCGCCTGGAGCAGGGCGGCGCGTTCGCCATGAGCTGGCGTGCCAATGGCCTCCATTATGGCATTCCACTGGAAATCGACACCTGGCTGGCCGGCGGACATGACGTGTTGGTCAACGGTTCGCGCAAGTACCTGCCGAAAGCGCGGGAGCGCTATCCGTATCTCGTCGCCGTGCTGCTTCGGGTTGCGCCGGATGTCTTGCGCGCGCGCCTGGTTGCGCGCGGGCGGGAGACTCCGGCGCAGATCGAGGCGCGCCTTGCGCGCAATGCGCATTTTGCCGCCGGCTTGCCTGGGCCGCTAGTAGAGCTGGATAACTCGGTTTCGCTTGATATCACGGTGCGCAACCTGCTCGATTTGCTCGACGGCCCCACCGCAGAGGCTGGCTGA
- a CDS encoding GNAT family N-acetyltransferase, producing MNSNAPSHEATPDSPFATFDVRVATPDDAPALAPLLQQLGAHDPRPDTALLALELGNQRPSRVTLVAERDGNLLGTCTLHLIEHIAHGFARSAILEDMVVDSRARGQGVGQALIRRAEEWARGWNCYKLALSSHQDREMAHRFYAAMGFAPHGVSLALHLD from the coding sequence GTGAACAGCAACGCACCGAGCCACGAAGCGACACCCGACTCGCCGTTCGCCACCTTCGACGTGCGCGTCGCCACGCCGGACGACGCCCCGGCCCTCGCACCACTGCTGCAACAACTGGGCGCCCACGATCCGCGTCCCGACACCGCGCTGCTCGCCCTCGAATTGGGCAATCAGCGCCCGAGCCGAGTAACGCTGGTTGCCGAGCGCGACGGCAACCTGCTGGGCACCTGCACCCTGCACCTCATCGAGCACATTGCCCACGGCTTCGCACGTTCGGCGATCCTCGAAGACATGGTGGTGGACAGCCGCGCACGCGGCCAGGGCGTCGGCCAGGCGCTGATCCGGCGCGCGGAGGAATGGGCGCGCGGCTGGAACTGCTACAAGCTCGCGCTATCCAGCCATCAGGACCGGGAGATGGCCCATCGTTTCTACGCGGCGATGGGGTTCGCACCGCACGGCGTAAGCCTGGCGCTGCACCTGGACTGA
- a CDS encoding GGDEF domain-containing protein, with product MFKTIESEVLKQRISNELRTEFLQHDFERLHSFSMLVLYVSICMWFLLDLIVSFQAGQGFSYISVLYLAVFAALAALAALTRKARHFYVINLLFVITFGLGARMVIEGLPNSLRPAWLVIAASTVLYSATAMPLSRPAFFSVLAVTWVLLNPLLGDVPDFDERRSLLVCYPLFISALSVYIFHHLHNAKLYNYAMARLLLDQAYLDALTGIPNRRSFMTRVTRRLNEDTSTERYLAMVDIDHFKRVNDAYGHDIGDEVLTRVAQKIESELGEFEIARLGGEEFGIFLWGMTAEEAQVRMERLRSATAALPGKPAVTISLGLAHLTVDSTLSQMLIKADRALYDSKHNGRNRVTYAP from the coding sequence ATGTTCAAAACGATCGAATCCGAAGTACTGAAGCAGCGCATTTCGAACGAGCTGCGAACCGAGTTCCTCCAGCACGATTTCGAGCGGCTTCACAGCTTCAGCATGCTGGTGCTCTACGTCAGCATCTGTATGTGGTTCCTGCTCGACCTGATCGTCAGCTTCCAGGCCGGCCAGGGTTTCAGCTACATCTCGGTGCTCTACCTCGCGGTCTTCGCCGCCCTCGCCGCCCTTGCGGCCCTGACCCGCAAGGCACGGCACTTCTATGTGATCAACCTGTTGTTCGTCATCACTTTCGGACTGGGCGCGCGCATGGTGATCGAAGGGCTGCCCAATAGCCTTCGTCCCGCCTGGCTGGTGATCGCCGCCTCGACCGTGCTCTACAGCGCCACAGCGATGCCGCTCAGCCGGCCGGCGTTCTTCTCGGTTCTGGCGGTGACCTGGGTTCTACTCAATCCGTTGCTTGGCGATGTCCCCGACTTTGACGAGCGCCGCAGCCTGCTGGTCTGCTACCCGCTGTTCATCAGCGCGCTGTCGGTCTACATCTTCCACCACCTGCACAACGCCAAACTGTACAACTATGCGATGGCGCGGCTGTTGCTGGACCAGGCTTACCTCGACGCACTCACCGGCATCCCCAACCGCCGCTCATTCATGACCCGGGTCACACGCAGGCTGAACGAGGACACCAGCACCGAGCGCTACCTGGCAATGGTCGATATAGATCATTTCAAACGGGTAAACGACGCTTACGGCCACGACATCGGCGACGAGGTGCTGACTCGCGTTGCGCAGAAGATCGAGAGTGAGCTGGGCGAATTCGAGATCGCCCGCCTCGGAGGAGAAGAGTTCGGCATCTTTCTCTGGGGAATGACAGCCGAGGAGGCCCAGGTACGCATGGAAAGACTGCGCAGCGCCACCGCCGCGCTACCCGGAAAGCCAGCAGTCACCATCAGCCTGGGACTCGCGCACCTGACCGTGGACAGCACGCTAAGCCAGATGCTGATCAAGGCCGACCGGGCGCTGTACGACTCGAAGCACAATGGCAGGAACCGGGTGACCTATGCCCCCTGA
- a CDS encoding DUF4434 family protein — translation MRRLLVALALLFVIALPAQADERLFYQPLNVDAALTPAQWQALWKASAAQGAKTVIVQWTAYGDSDFGGPDGWLAQSLKSAQAQGLQLVLGLYMDPAYYQRQGELDTPGLESYWQHQLSRSLSQQRRLREHWKLPVSAWYLPMELDDWHFQDSERRRALQRQLRDFARQLDAPLQLSAFSGGKLAPQIYADWLGGIAAQGIQVWWQDGSGTGTLPPLVRQAYANALPCSVGIVREAFRQTSTAGQPFRAEPATPSSVSTGCHASAVFALRYRPWGKILLDNQRARATP, via the coding sequence ATGCGCCGCCTGCTGGTCGCCCTCGCCCTGTTGTTCGTCATCGCGCTCCCGGCCCAGGCCGACGAGCGCCTGTTCTACCAACCGCTGAACGTGGACGCCGCACTCACTCCCGCACAATGGCAGGCGCTGTGGAAAGCCAGCGCGGCGCAGGGCGCGAAGACAGTCATCGTGCAATGGACCGCCTATGGCGACTCCGACTTCGGCGGCCCGGACGGCTGGCTCGCGCAGTCGTTGAAAAGTGCCCAGGCCCAGGGCTTGCAACTGGTGCTCGGCCTGTACATGGACCCGGCCTATTACCAGCGCCAGGGCGAGCTGGACACCCCCGGCCTGGAAAGCTATTGGCAGCATCAGTTGAGCCGTTCGCTCAGCCAGCAGCGGCGGCTGCGCGAACACTGGAAACTGCCGGTAAGCGCCTGGTACCTGCCAATGGAGCTGGACGACTGGCACTTCCAGGACAGCGAACGCCGCCGGGCGCTGCAGCGCCAACTCAGGGACTTCGCCCGCCAACTGGACGCGCCGCTGCAACTGAGCGCCTTCAGCGGCGGCAAGCTGGCGCCGCAGATCTATGCCGACTGGCTCGGCGGAATCGCCGCACAGGGCATTCAGGTCTGGTGGCAGGATGGCTCCGGCACCGGCACGCTGCCGCCGCTGGTGCGCCAGGCCTATGCCAACGCCCTGCCCTGCTCTGTGGGCATCGTGCGCGAGGCGTTCCGCCAGACCAGCACAGCCGGCCAACCATTCCGCGCCGAACCGGCCACGCCATCGAGCGTGTCGACCGGCTGCCATGCCAGCGCGGTATTCGCCTTGCGCTATCGTCCCTGGGGCAAGATCCTGCTGGACAATCAGCGAGCCCGAGCCACGCCCTGA
- a CDS encoding NfrA family protein, with amino-acid sequence MKLQQPLVLSLVLATLASPTLYATEQLTEFQRFRSYPFLDKGYKEARKNNWAEVERLMRHLLGRVPNNNEARALLVQALARQQRYDDAEKEARALAGTEEGANALAELRMDLIENGPPPEAQVNQWLAHTSDVNQRVRLWQAYSLKLGQTQGAAKALEWLGTVPHGNDERVLREARANWAEQLRDWDTTIAQLAPLAASRQLSKDDWRRLANAYAQRLDEKPLEQLLLQAPDPASARQARLALIDRAIAVDHTEVAKRWMQGLPEQDQRDPKQQARLLELARHSDDVPLVGKLSDELERPCLETAEWLSRHDQDEALRRLRQCKPQDDPQTWLVLAQRLNATDLLENTRLPEPWDARRRAQLIDTWRAQGRSDLALAWLARQPQTPETVRQRAELLQSRGRTGEAAVLWEQRYRQTGDLKALDQASYLALSAGRNEHARQLLEGAYDRRGGNLPPALIERLAGIHARSDTPLNVTRIESLLARAGPGTRGQLLGRLAEAGQCDALQRYLSPAPSSPGELRALGRCAMPARPGEAVVYYQAAVAQGDRDSQLPLAYALEAAGDPAGALRIFDTLPASQLNDNARLTASRAALLTDDNAAAERYWQQASKNSADDWALGATIADARGDYAEALARHRQALAHEPNGQHFYNAAASAQKAGDREQNKAWLAEAVRLEPNNPRFRADYGMRLAGTDTPEERRTSIPYLERATRDYPEDYRLGETLAWRYDEAEDSFAARRELRRVIDLEQNPVAGDDDYGSLEARRFRQRRAHQVLSQRDNLTIASTWSPAGVSTNDFSRLQDDGTLHSGSRRRAQSQNVQMAIWDHALGDEPTRDGTSLSVYGRALVGGDERDRYGRYVATGLGLRYKPLSDYNLNLYSELYKQNSLDEGWDGLHLHDLLSPDKVNEGIRDHKRDGRTSTDFLLRATASFLDQGEYRNDWRVDESHWGERFLYLDYAWWTHAGDHQWVSRYQQGHAWKLPTSTPQTFMPYGFGEFSTQDPGNDWRQDLRSGVGLRWQYWYGDDRYNAYRAHVTVRTEYQVGLAGNLYEKANGWLVGLEVNF; translated from the coding sequence GTGAAACTGCAACAACCTCTCGTCTTGAGCCTGGTGCTGGCAACCCTTGCAAGCCCCACGCTGTATGCCACCGAGCAACTCACCGAGTTCCAGCGCTTCCGCAGCTATCCCTTCCTCGACAAGGGCTACAAGGAAGCCAGGAAGAACAACTGGGCGGAGGTGGAACGGCTGATGCGCCACCTGCTCGGCCGCGTGCCCAACAACAACGAGGCCCGGGCCCTGCTGGTGCAGGCGCTGGCCAGGCAGCAGCGCTACGATGACGCCGAGAAGGAAGCCCGGGCGCTGGCCGGCACCGAGGAAGGTGCTAACGCGTTGGCCGAGCTACGCATGGACCTGATCGAGAACGGCCCACCGCCCGAAGCCCAGGTCAACCAGTGGCTGGCGCACACCAGCGACGTCAACCAGCGCGTGCGGCTATGGCAAGCCTACAGCCTCAAACTGGGCCAGACCCAGGGTGCGGCCAAGGCCCTGGAGTGGCTGGGTACGGTGCCGCACGGCAACGACGAACGCGTACTGCGCGAAGCTCGCGCCAACTGGGCCGAACAACTGCGCGACTGGGACACCACCATCGCCCAGCTCGCCCCGCTGGCAGCCAGCCGACAACTCAGCAAGGACGACTGGCGACGGCTGGCCAACGCCTATGCCCAGCGCCTGGACGAGAAACCACTGGAGCAACTGCTGCTGCAGGCTCCCGACCCGGCCTCCGCACGTCAGGCGCGGTTGGCGCTCATCGACCGCGCCATCGCGGTGGACCATACCGAGGTTGCCAAGCGCTGGATGCAGGGGCTGCCGGAGCAGGATCAGCGCGATCCGAAACAACAGGCGCGACTGCTGGAACTGGCGCGGCACAGCGACGATGTCCCGCTCGTGGGCAAGCTCAGCGATGAGTTGGAGCGCCCATGCCTGGAAACCGCCGAATGGCTTTCGCGCCATGACCAGGACGAAGCACTGCGCAGGCTCCGCCAGTGCAAGCCCCAGGATGACCCGCAGACCTGGCTGGTACTGGCCCAGCGCCTGAACGCCACAGACCTGCTGGAGAACACCCGGCTACCCGAGCCGTGGGATGCCCGCCGCCGCGCACAACTGATCGACACCTGGCGCGCCCAGGGCCGCAGCGACCTGGCGCTGGCCTGGTTGGCACGCCAGCCGCAGACGCCGGAGACTGTCCGCCAGCGTGCCGAACTGCTGCAATCCCGAGGCCGCACCGGCGAGGCGGCGGTGCTGTGGGAACAACGCTACCGGCAGACCGGCGATCTCAAGGCATTGGACCAGGCTAGTTACCTGGCCCTCTCCGCCGGTCGCAACGAGCACGCCCGGCAACTGCTGGAAGGCGCCTACGACCGGCGCGGCGGCAACCTTCCGCCCGCGCTGATCGAGCGCCTGGCCGGCATCCACGCCCGCAGCGACACGCCGCTCAACGTCACGCGTATCGAGTCGCTGCTGGCCAGGGCCGGCCCGGGTACACGCGGACAGTTGCTCGGCCGTCTCGCCGAAGCCGGCCAGTGTGACGCGCTGCAACGCTATCTCAGCCCAGCCCCCAGCAGCCCCGGCGAGCTGCGCGCCCTTGGCCGCTGCGCCATGCCGGCGCGCCCCGGTGAAGCGGTGGTGTATTACCAGGCGGCAGTCGCCCAAGGTGACCGGGACAGCCAGCTCCCGCTGGCCTACGCGCTGGAAGCGGCGGGCGATCCGGCTGGCGCCCTGCGCATCTTCGACACGCTGCCCGCCAGCCAGCTCAACGACAACGCCCGCCTGACCGCCAGCCGCGCGGCGCTGCTCACCGACGACAACGCGGCAGCCGAGCGCTACTGGCAACAGGCAAGCAAGAACAGCGCGGATGACTGGGCGCTCGGTGCCACCATCGCCGATGCCCGTGGCGACTATGCCGAGGCCCTGGCCCGGCACCGCCAGGCGCTGGCGCACGAGCCCAATGGCCAGCACTTCTACAATGCCGCGGCAAGTGCGCAGAAAGCCGGCGACCGCGAGCAGAACAAGGCATGGCTGGCCGAGGCGGTGCGCCTCGAACCGAACAACCCGCGCTTCCGTGCCGACTACGGCATGCGCCTGGCCGGTACCGACACCCCGGAGGAGCGCCGCACGTCGATCCCCTATCTGGAGCGAGCCACCCGCGACTACCCCGAGGACTACCGCCTGGGCGAAACCCTGGCCTGGCGCTACGACGAGGCCGAAGACAGCTTTGCCGCGCGCCGCGAGTTGCGCAGAGTCATCGACCTGGAGCAGAACCCGGTCGCCGGCGACGATGACTATGGCAGCCTTGAAGCCCGGCGTTTTCGCCAGCGCCGGGCACATCAGGTCCTCTCCCAGCGTGACAACCTGACCATCGCCAGTACCTGGTCGCCCGCTGGCGTCTCGACCAACGACTTCAGCCGCCTGCAGGACGACGGTACTCTCCATAGCGGCAGCCGCCGCCGCGCACAGTCGCAGAACGTCCAGATGGCCATCTGGGACCATGCCCTTGGCGATGAACCAACCCGCGACGGCACCAGCCTGTCGGTCTATGGCCGCGCGCTGGTCGGCGGCGACGAGCGCGACCGCTACGGGCGCTACGTCGCCACCGGCCTGGGCCTGCGCTACAAGCCCCTGAGCGACTACAACCTCAACCTGTACAGCGAGCTGTACAAGCAGAACTCCCTGGACGAAGGCTGGGACGGCCTGCACCTCCACGACCTGCTGTCCCCCGACAAGGTCAACGAAGGCATCCGCGATCACAAGCGCGACGGACGGACCTCCACCGACTTCCTGCTGCGCGCTACGGCCTCCTTTCTTGACCAGGGCGAGTACCGCAACGACTGGCGCGTGGACGAAAGCCACTGGGGCGAGCGCTTCCTCTACCTCGACTACGCCTGGTGGACCCATGCCGGCGACCACCAGTGGGTATCGCGCTATCAGCAGGGCCACGCCTGGAAGCTGCCCACATCGACGCCTCAGACGTTCATGCCGTACGGCTTCGGCGAGTTTTCCACCCAGGACCCGGGCAACGACTGGCGCCAGGACCTGCGCAGCGGTGTCGGCCTGCGCTGGCAGTACTGGTATGGTGACGACCGTTACAACGCCTATCGCGCCCACGTTACCGTGCGCACCGAGTATCAGGTGGGCCTGGCCGGCAACCTTTACGAGAAGGCCAATGGCTGGCTGGTCGGCCTGGAGGTGAACTTCTGA
- the nfrB gene encoding cyclic di-3',5'-guanylate-activated glycosyltransferase NfrB encodes MSLELVDILAYVLFALKYLAIALAALMFLLGLDDLFIDLVYWGRRLVRVFRIYRRFDRADEERLFAEPEKPLAIMVPAWNEVGVVGEMARLAASTLDYENYQIFVGTYPNDPQTQADVDAVCLHYPNVHKVVCARPGPTSKADCLNNIIDAILRFEADAKVEFAGFILHDAEDVISPLELRLFNYLLPAKDLIQIPVYPYAPEWTGFTAGHYVDEFAENHGKDVPVREALTGQVPSAGVGTCFSRRAIAALLEDGDGIAFDVQSLTEDYDIGFRLKQKGMKCIFARYSVSDPKLALKSTWVPGMDRRFSQVICVREHFPRTWQHAIRQKSRWITGIVFQGTRNLGWSRKAMLNYFLWRDRRGLIAYLLSFLVNLLFLVLITMWLITRLSPNAWHFPSILEGSQLLVVLLYLNGFMLLNRLFQRFWFVTRFYGIFEGLLSAPRMMWSNFVNFFANLRALRQVMEMGDSRRVAWDKTTHEFPALAGPQRTPLGQRLKEQGLISEEQLQAALTNPVRRRLGRELLLRGLISSTQLVAALAEELDEEWAPLNPFTLDPKLIEALPRKLALRYAVLPVAVDGDVLILASEQQISQVSLGAISRQLQRPVRGRLAPQGRVTLGLRYWYGGRHHSEETRTILDILKRHQGDDALMERICGHLVLFGTLLQVRGKVPSTLFNQALIDFDPEQDSLGEHLVKRGMITQEVLDGALEEQASEQHEAYRIAREAA; translated from the coding sequence ATGAGTCTCGAACTGGTCGACATCCTTGCCTATGTCCTGTTCGCGCTGAAGTACCTGGCAATCGCCCTGGCCGCGCTGATGTTCCTGCTCGGCCTGGACGACCTGTTCATCGACCTCGTCTACTGGGGCCGCCGGCTGGTCCGCGTCTTCCGCATCTACCGCAGGTTCGACCGCGCCGACGAGGAACGCCTGTTCGCCGAGCCGGAGAAGCCGCTGGCGATCATGGTGCCGGCCTGGAACGAGGTCGGCGTGGTGGGCGAGATGGCGCGCCTGGCCGCCTCCACCCTGGATTACGAGAACTACCAGATATTCGTCGGCACCTATCCCAACGATCCGCAGACCCAGGCGGACGTGGATGCCGTCTGCCTGCATTACCCCAACGTGCACAAGGTGGTCTGCGCCCGCCCCGGCCCCACCAGCAAGGCCGACTGCCTGAACAACATCATCGACGCCATTCTGCGTTTCGAAGCCGATGCGAAAGTGGAGTTCGCCGGCTTCATCCTCCACGACGCCGAGGACGTGATCTCGCCCCTGGAACTGCGGCTGTTCAACTACCTGCTGCCGGCCAAGGACCTGATCCAGATTCCGGTGTACCCCTACGCCCCGGAGTGGACCGGTTTCACCGCCGGCCATTATGTCGACGAGTTCGCCGAGAACCACGGCAAGGACGTTCCGGTGCGCGAGGCGCTGACCGGCCAGGTACCCAGCGCAGGGGTCGGCACCTGCTTCAGCCGCCGTGCCATCGCTGCGCTGCTGGAAGACGGCGACGGCATCGCCTTCGACGTGCAAAGCCTCACCGAGGACTACGACATCGGCTTCCGCCTGAAACAGAAAGGCATGAAGTGCATCTTCGCCCGCTACTCGGTCAGCGACCCGAAACTGGCGCTGAAGTCCACCTGGGTGCCAGGCATGGACAGGCGCTTCTCCCAGGTCATCTGCGTGCGCGAACACTTCCCGCGAACCTGGCAGCATGCGATCCGGCAGAAGTCGCGATGGATCACCGGCATCGTCTTCCAGGGCACGCGAAACCTGGGCTGGAGCCGCAAGGCCATGCTCAACTATTTCCTCTGGCGCGACCGCCGGGGGCTGATCGCCTATCTGCTGAGCTTCCTGGTCAACCTGCTGTTCCTGGTGCTGATCACCATGTGGCTGATCACCAGGCTGTCGCCCAATGCCTGGCACTTTCCCTCGATCCTCGAAGGCAGCCAGTTGCTGGTGGTGCTGCTGTATCTCAACGGTTTCATGCTGCTCAACCGGCTGTTCCAGCGCTTCTGGTTCGTCACCCGCTTCTACGGCATCTTCGAGGGGCTGCTGTCGGCGCCGCGGATGATGTGGAGCAACTTCGTCAACTTCTTCGCCAATCTGCGTGCGTTGCGGCAGGTAATGGAAATGGGCGATTCGCGGCGCGTGGCCTGGGACAAGACCACCCATGAGTTCCCCGCCCTCGCCGGCCCGCAGCGCACGCCGCTGGGCCAGCGCCTGAAGGAGCAGGGGTTGATCAGCGAAGAGCAGTTGCAAGCCGCGCTGACCAACCCGGTGCGCCGCCGCCTCGGCCGCGAACTGCTGCTGCGCGGGTTGATCAGCAGCACCCAACTGGTCGCCGCCCTGGCCGAGGAGCTGGACGAGGAATGGGCACCGCTCAACCCCTTCACCCTCGACCCGAAACTGATCGAGGCCCTGCCGCGCAAACTGGCGCTGCGCTATGCCGTGCTGCCGGTGGCGGTCGACGGCGACGTCCTGATCCTCGCCAGCGAGCAGCAGATCAGCCAGGTCTCCCTCGGCGCCATCAGCCGCCAGCTCCAGCGCCCGGTACGCGGCCGCCTGGCGCCACAGGGACGCGTGACCCTGGGCTTGCGCTACTGGTACGGCGGACGCCACCACAGTGAGGAAACCCGCACCATCCTCGACATCCTCAAGCGGCATCAGGGCGATGACGCACTGATGGAGCGCATCTGCGGCCACCTGGTGCTGTTCGGCACCTTGCTGCAGGTGCGCGGCAAGGTGCCGTCGACCCTGTTCAACCAGGCCCTGATCGACTTCGACCCCGAACAGGACTCGCTGGGCGAGCATCTGGTCAAGCGCGGCATGATTACCCAGGAAGTGCTCGACGGCGCCCTGGAGGAACAGGCCAGCGAACAGCATGAGGCCTATCGCATCGCCCGGGAGGCCGCGTGA
- the wecB gene encoding non-hydrolyzing UDP-N-acetylglucosamine 2-epimerase: MRYKVTMVFGTRPEAIKMAPLARVLRRTPEIELRICSTGQHREMLQQVLDSFELEVDEDLDVMTQGQTLNGLALQMMSRLDDSYDRHRPDIVLVHGDTTTSFIAALTAFHRQIPVAHVEAGLRTGNIRQPWPEEANRRLTAVIADLHFPPTRRARDNLLREGVSIDHIEVTGNTVIDALLWMREHLHETRWTPAADSPLAQFANDRRLVLITGHRRENFGKGFERICLALAELAKRFPDVDFVYPVHLNPQVQQAVYGMLSDKPNIHLIAPQDYQNFVWLMDRAYFILTDSGGIQEEAPALGKPLLVLRRVTERPAVLEGGTVVLVGTNTARIVSEASHLLNDDEVYEQMSRVFSPYGDGHASEKIVARLLSWFGENRTDSEVE, encoded by the coding sequence ATGAGATACAAAGTCACTATGGTCTTCGGGACACGCCCCGAGGCGATCAAGATGGCCCCTCTTGCGCGAGTACTGCGCCGCACCCCGGAAATCGAGCTGCGCATCTGCTCCACCGGCCAGCATCGCGAGATGCTACAGCAAGTGCTGGACTCCTTCGAACTGGAGGTGGACGAGGACCTCGACGTGATGACCCAGGGCCAGACGCTCAACGGCCTGGCGCTGCAGATGATGTCGCGCCTGGATGACAGTTACGACCGGCATCGCCCGGACATCGTACTGGTCCACGGCGATACCACGACCAGTTTCATCGCCGCCCTCACCGCCTTCCACCGACAGATTCCGGTGGCCCACGTCGAGGCCGGACTGCGCACCGGCAACATCCGCCAACCCTGGCCGGAAGAGGCCAACCGCCGGCTCACCGCAGTGATCGCCGACCTGCACTTCCCGCCGACCAGGAGAGCCCGCGACAATCTGCTGCGCGAAGGCGTGAGCATCGACCACATCGAAGTCACCGGCAACACGGTGATCGACGCGCTGCTGTGGATGCGCGAGCACCTGCACGAGACGCGCTGGACGCCCGCAGCCGACTCTCCGCTGGCGCAGTTCGCCAACGACCGCCGCCTGGTGCTGATAACCGGCCACCGGCGGGAGAACTTCGGCAAGGGGTTCGAACGCATCTGCCTGGCCCTCGCCGAACTGGCGAAGCGCTTCCCCGATGTGGACTTCGTCTACCCGGTGCACCTCAACCCGCAGGTCCAGCAGGCGGTCTACGGCATGCTGTCGGACAAACCCAACATCCATCTGATCGCCCCGCAGGACTACCAGAACTTCGTCTGGCTGATGGACCGCGCCTACTTCATCCTCACCGACTCCGGTGGCATCCAGGAAGAAGCGCCGGCGCTGGGCAAGCCGCTGCTGGTGCTGCGCCGTGTCACCGAGCGGCCGGCTGTGCTGGAAGGCGGCACCGTGGTGCTGGTAGGCACGAACACCGCCCGCATCGTCAGCGAGGCCAGCCATCTGCTCAACGACGATGAGGTCTACGAGCAGATGAGCCGGGTATTCAGCCCCTATGGCGACGGCCACGCCAGCGAGAAGATCGTCGCCCGGCTGCTGTCCTGGTTCGGAGAAAACCGCACGGATAGCGAGGTCGAATGA
- a CDS encoding LysR family transcriptional regulator — protein sequence MLSAELKAFYRVAKLGSITAAAKKLGLSQPTVTTQVRNLESQYAVELFYRGGRRLTLSDEGARLLPMVEALLQQEADIEFYLRNCGQMQGALRIGATSPYYVLGLIKTFRERYPQIEVSVEIGNSQQVLEALCECRVDLAASSQQVDDARLTRVVLGSDPLVLAVHRSHPLALQQSVVLGDLRSHCLLMREAGSTTRQLTEAMLRKAGVVPASMLEIGSRESIREAVIRNLGVSIIARQEVPDNPQLCVLEINGASLIDEYLYCLKDRRQARLPSAFLALAQP from the coding sequence ATGCTGAGTGCGGAACTGAAAGCCTTCTACCGGGTGGCGAAGCTGGGCAGCATCACGGCGGCGGCGAAGAAGCTCGGCTTGAGCCAGCCCACCGTGACGACCCAGGTACGCAATCTCGAAAGCCAGTACGCGGTAGAATTGTTCTACCGTGGCGGTCGCCGCCTGACCCTGAGCGACGAGGGTGCGCGCCTGCTGCCGATGGTCGAGGCGCTGCTCCAGCAGGAGGCGGACATCGAGTTCTACCTGCGCAACTGTGGGCAGATGCAGGGCGCCCTGCGGATCGGCGCAACCTCTCCTTACTATGTGCTCGGGCTGATCAAGACCTTCCGCGAGCGCTATCCGCAGATCGAAGTGTCGGTGGAGATCGGTAATTCGCAGCAGGTGCTGGAGGCGCTCTGCGAGTGCCGGGTCGATCTCGCCGCCTCGTCGCAGCAGGTCGATGACGCCCGCCTGACCCGCGTGGTGCTGGGCAGCGATCCACTGGTGCTGGCGGTGCACCGCAGCCATCCGCTGGCGCTCCAGCAGTCCGTTGTCCTCGGCGACCTGCGCAGCCACTGCCTGCTGATGCGCGAAGCCGGCTCCACCACCCGCCAGCTCACCGAAGCAATGCTGCGCAAAGCGGGAGTGGTGCCGGCCTCGATGCTGGAGATCGGCAGCCGTGAGTCGATCCGCGAAGCGGTGATCCGCAACCTGGGCGTCAGCATCATCGCCCGCCAGGAAGTGCCGGATAACCCGCAACTGTGCGTGCTGGAGATCAACGGCGCGAGCCTGATCGACGAGTACCTCTACTGCCTGAAGGACCGCCGCCAGGCACGCCTGCCCAGTGCGTTCCTGGCACTGGCGCAGCCGTAG